The bacterium genome contains a region encoding:
- a CDS encoding ATP-binding cassette domain-containing protein: protein MTTITFDKLTVSLGGVTPVRSLTAEFAGRINGVIGPNGAGKTTLLNVVSGFVRPAAGDVRLDGMSMIRLRSDRRARLGVGRTFQHIQLPDSITALENVRAGLDHHRQRARLLAGEALEICRFNGSPDTATGELTGLQRRQIELARAITSRPRALLLDEPTAGLAAGEVTLLRSVVAELPRRIGTTVVVVAHDLNLVRSICDYAIALNFGELLATGRPEVVLQNDRVRAAYLGIDDDE from the coding sequence ATGACCACCATCACGTTCGACAAGCTGACGGTGTCGCTCGGCGGCGTCACGCCGGTGCGGTCTCTCACCGCTGAGTTCGCGGGACGAATCAACGGCGTCATCGGCCCAAATGGCGCGGGAAAGACGACCTTGCTGAACGTCGTGAGCGGCTTCGTACGCCCAGCCGCCGGTGATGTTCGGCTCGACGGAATGAGCATGATCCGGCTTCGATCCGATCGCCGAGCGCGGCTGGGGGTGGGCCGCACATTCCAGCACATACAGTTGCCCGACTCGATCACCGCGCTTGAGAACGTCCGTGCCGGGTTGGACCACCACCGCCAGCGGGCCCGCCTCCTCGCCGGCGAGGCGTTGGAGATTTGCCGTTTCAACGGCTCGCCCGACACCGCAACCGGCGAGCTGACCGGTCTGCAACGCCGCCAGATCGAACTTGCACGTGCCATCACCAGTCGGCCTCGTGCCCTATTGCTGGACGAGCCGACCGCGGGTCTGGCCGCGGGGGAGGTGACGCTATTGCGATCGGTCGTTGCCGAATTGCCCAGGCGCATCGGGACGACGGTCGTGGTGGTCGCACATGATCTGAATCTCGTCCGCTCGATCTGCGACTACGCGATCGCGCTCAATTTCGGTGAACTGTTGGCAACTGGTCGCCCGGAAGTGGTTCTACAGAACGACCGCGTGCGTGCGGCGTACCTGGGAATTGACGACGATGAGTGA
- a CDS encoding ABC transporter permease has translation MPDLGPFVVTGLALGSVYALSGVSLVVLYRSTGVLNLAHGAIGALAAMLAWQIGEAGRVSVVGVVVSLIVSVGLSICYGLVVSPRLGYRDPVVSAAGTLALALILLGLTSWYWPIDLRTLRLPTDGTSVEILGVRVTGTRLLAASFAAAIVAGLGLVLARSRVGLMLRAAAADRTASSLLGISTRRSDLVAWAIGGFLAGSSGLLLANLVRLDPGVLTLLVIPAVAAAAVGLFRSQVGALVGGILIGLVEAIATPFDVGPYRAAAPFVVAIAAIACRRRAYALVRSVAAVHSHGDSHTWLRKRPGALLAPTAVATLAVIVPSLLNAFWTKAYTASLVFAIAALGVTILYGQLGEASLAQVALMGVGGWVALRVSHGTDLPFLMVVVIATAVTAVVAGIVGLPAIRLRGLMLTVVTLMIAGAVQAVLPATGFPDGGGGILGRVSEGGRVPMRRPSFAQSDPAYARLVALILIVCLVAGLFLRWSRFGRALATVSASDASASSVGINVIQTKTAAFMIAGVFAGIAGALLAGSTRHLDPASFRAIDSIVLCAIVIASGTRWWSPIVAGLLMKGAPALFSELDIDGNLTLVIFGVLLLHTLLFAPSGISGQLAGIFQRRTAGRAP, from the coding sequence ATGCCAGACCTGGGCCCGTTCGTCGTCACGGGCCTGGCACTCGGGAGCGTGTACGCGCTCTCGGGTGTGAGTCTCGTCGTCCTGTACCGGTCGACGGGCGTGCTGAACCTGGCCCATGGTGCTATCGGGGCACTGGCTGCGATGCTGGCCTGGCAGATCGGCGAGGCCGGACGCGTCAGCGTGGTCGGTGTCGTTGTATCTCTCATCGTCAGCGTGGGACTGAGCATCTGCTACGGCTTGGTTGTCTCGCCCCGTCTTGGCTACCGCGACCCGGTTGTCTCTGCGGCTGGGACACTCGCGCTGGCACTGATCCTGCTCGGTCTGACCTCCTGGTACTGGCCCATCGACCTACGGACACTGCGACTGCCGACCGACGGCACGTCGGTGGAGATCCTGGGTGTTCGGGTGACCGGCACGCGGCTGTTGGCGGCCAGCTTCGCGGCCGCGATCGTCGCCGGGCTCGGTCTGGTGCTCGCCAGGAGCCGCGTCGGGCTGATGCTTCGGGCAGCCGCCGCGGACAGGACCGCCAGTTCTCTGCTGGGCATAAGCACCCGGCGCAGCGATCTGGTCGCGTGGGCGATCGGCGGGTTTCTGGCCGGGAGTTCGGGATTGTTGCTCGCCAACCTCGTTCGACTCGATCCCGGTGTTCTCACCCTCCTGGTGATCCCCGCAGTGGCCGCCGCGGCGGTGGGACTCTTCCGGTCGCAAGTCGGTGCGCTCGTGGGTGGGATCCTGATCGGATTGGTAGAGGCCATCGCCACGCCGTTCGATGTCGGCCCCTACCGCGCCGCTGCCCCCTTCGTCGTGGCGATCGCCGCGATCGCGTGTCGACGACGCGCCTACGCCCTGGTCCGGTCGGTTGCCGCTGTCCATTCGCATGGCGACAGTCACACATGGCTTCGAAAAAGACCCGGTGCACTGCTGGCGCCGACAGCAGTCGCAACTCTGGCAGTGATCGTCCCGTCGCTTCTCAACGCATTCTGGACCAAGGCCTACACGGCGTCACTCGTCTTTGCCATCGCGGCGCTGGGTGTGACCATCTTGTACGGACAGCTGGGTGAGGCGTCCCTGGCGCAAGTAGCGCTCATGGGTGTCGGGGGCTGGGTGGCGCTCCGCGTGTCACATGGAACCGATCTTCCGTTCCTGATGGTGGTGGTGATCGCGACAGCCGTCACCGCCGTGGTTGCCGGAATCGTGGGTCTTCCCGCCATCCGGCTTCGGGGACTGATGCTTACCGTGGTCACGTTGATGATCGCCGGCGCCGTGCAGGCGGTCCTGCCCGCTACCGGATTCCCCGACGGCGGTGGGGGCATTCTCGGGAGGGTCTCGGAGGGAGGACGGGTGCCCATGCGGCGCCCATCGTTCGCGCAATCCGATCCTGCATACGCCCGCCTCGTCGCCCTGATCCTCATCGTGTGCCTGGTTGCGGGCCTGTTCTTGCGATGGAGCCGCTTCGGTCGGGCTCTGGCCACGGTCTCCGCCAGCGACGCGTCAGCTTCATCGGTCGGCATCAACGTCATCCAAACCAAGACTGCGGCATTCATGATCGCCGGTGTCTTCGCGGGCATCGCCGGTGCGCTCTTGGCGGGTAGCACGCGACATCTGGACCCGGCGTCGTTCCGCGCCATTGATTCCATCGTGCTGTGCGCCATCGTGATCGCGTCCGGGACACGCTGGTGGTCGCCCATTGTCGCCGGGCTACTCATGAAGGGCGCGCCTGCTCTGTTCTCTGAACTCGACATCGACGGCAACCTGACGCTCGTCATCTTCGGGGTGCTCCTGCTCCACACGCTCCTCTTCGCCCCGTCCGGGATCTCCGGACAGCTCGCAGGAATCTTCCAGCGACGCACCGCCGGCAGGGCTCCATGA
- a CDS encoding ATP-binding cassette domain-containing protein, translated as MSDPLLAAEKLTVRHGNQVAVDGVTTRVAAGESLAILGRNGSGKSSLADAIAGVVECEGSLQFGGQDVSTLSPHDRRRLGLATVREGHRVLPGLTVDDNLQAAATMMPRRAVADAIAAQYRLFPPLSARAGVAADALSGGEQQMLAIAQALLARPKMLVIDEMSLGLAPAAIAALVPVLSDAVAGGTALMVIEQNVEVAIRLCQRVLVLETGRVAFESDSLALRENPARIRHLYLGDF; from the coding sequence ATGAGTGATCCGCTACTGGCCGCCGAGAAGCTAACCGTACGGCACGGCAACCAAGTCGCCGTCGATGGTGTCACGACAAGAGTGGCAGCCGGCGAGTCGCTGGCAATCCTGGGACGGAACGGGTCCGGAAAGTCGAGCCTCGCCGACGCCATCGCCGGCGTGGTCGAGTGCGAGGGATCGCTGCAGTTCGGTGGCCAGGATGTGTCTACCTTGTCGCCCCACGACCGGCGTCGGCTCGGCCTTGCCACCGTCCGCGAGGGCCACCGAGTCCTCCCGGGCCTGACCGTCGACGACAACTTACAAGCGGCTGCAACAATGATGCCTCGCCGAGCCGTCGCTGACGCCATTGCGGCGCAGTATCGGCTGTTTCCGCCCCTCAGCGCCCGGGCGGGTGTTGCCGCAGACGCACTCTCGGGTGGCGAACAGCAGATGCTCGCCATCGCACAGGCACTACTGGCGCGGCCGAAGATGCTCGTGATCGACGAGATGTCTCTGGGCTTGGCACCCGCTGCGATCGCTGCGCTCGTACCGGTTCTGAGTGATGCCGTGGCGGGTGGAACAGCACTCATGGTGATCGAGCAGAACGTCGAAGTGGCCATCAGGTTGTGCCAACGAGTTCTCGTTCTCGAGACCGGAAGGGTTGCGTTCGAATCGGACTCTCTGGCGCTCCGTGAGAATCCGGCCCGTATTAGGCACCTGTACCTCGGCGACTTCTGA